In one Pleomorphomonas sp. T1.2MG-36 genomic region, the following are encoded:
- the rplO gene encoding 50S ribosomal protein L15 — MKLNELKDNEGANKPRMRVGRGIGSGKGKTAGRGVKGQTSRSGVAIAGFEGGQMPLHRRLPKRGFKNIFALDLNEISLTKVQAAVDAKKLDAKAPVTAEALVAAGLLRRPLDGVRVLGGEIKTALTFQVAGASASAVAAIEAAGGKVVVPAAAAKE; from the coding sequence ATGAAGCTCAACGAGCTCAAGGATAACGAAGGCGCGAACAAGCCGCGCATGCGCGTCGGTCGCGGTATCGGCTCTGGCAAAGGCAAGACCGCCGGTCGCGGCGTCAAGGGCCAGACCTCGCGGTCGGGCGTTGCCATCGCCGGTTTCGAAGGCGGCCAGATGCCGCTGCATCGCCGCCTGCCGAAGCGTGGCTTCAAGAACATCTTCGCGCTCGATCTCAACGAGATCAGCCTGACGAAGGTTCAGGCTGCCGTCGATGCCAAGAAGCTCGACGCCAAGGCCCCGGTCACTGCCGAGGCGCTTGTGGCGGCCGGCCTGCTGCGCCGTCCGCTCGATGGCGTCCGCGTGCTGGGTGGCGAGATCAAGACGGCCCTGACCTTCCAGGTCGCCGGTGCTTCGGCATCTGCGGTCGCGGCGATCGAGGCCGCTGGTGGCAAGGTGGTCGTTCCGGCCGCCGCCGCCAAGGAGTGA
- the rpsN gene encoding 30S ribosomal protein S14 — MAKKSAIEKNKRRQKLVKQFSAKREALKAIASDKSLTIEEQFAARLKLAELPRNSSAVRVRNRCEVTGRPRSYYRKLKMSRIALRELGSLGLIPGLVKSSW; from the coding sequence ATGGCTAAGAAGAGCGCCATCGAGAAGAACAAGCGTCGCCAGAAGCTGGTGAAGCAGTTCTCCGCCAAGCGTGAGGCCCTCAAGGCGATCGCGAGCGACAAGTCGCTGACGATCGAGGAGCAGTTCGCGGCACGCCTGAAGCTTGCCGAGCTTCCTCGCAACTCGTCCGCGGTGCGTGTCCGCAACCGCTGCGAAGTCACTGGCCGTCCGCGGTCTTATTATCGCAAGCTCAAGATGAGCCGTATCGCCCTGCGTGAGCTGGGGTCGCTCGGTCTCATCCCGGGCCTTGTGAAGTCGAGCTGGTAA
- the rplF gene encoding 50S ribosomal protein L6, with protein sequence MSRIGKKAVPVPSGVTADIAGQTVSVKGPKGTLKFDLNEHVNVTKAEDGSIKIEPKDETKLARASWGMSRTQIANLIKGVTVGFEKKLEISGVGYKAALQGKTLQLSLGYSHDIAYPVPEGIAIVVPKPTEIVVSGIDAQRVGQVAAEIRKYRPPEPYKGKGVKYAGEFIVRKEGKKK encoded by the coding sequence ATGTCGCGCATTGGCAAGAAGGCTGTACCGGTCCCTTCGGGGGTCACGGCCGACATCGCTGGGCAGACCGTTTCGGTCAAGGGACCGAAGGGGACGCTCAAATTCGATCTGAACGAGCACGTCAACGTCACCAAGGCGGAAGACGGTTCGATCAAGATTGAGCCCAAGGACGAGACCAAGCTGGCCCGCGCCAGCTGGGGCATGTCCCGGACGCAGATCGCCAACCTGATCAAGGGTGTGACGGTCGGCTTCGAGAAGAAGCTCGAGATCTCCGGCGTTGGCTACAAGGCGGCGCTTCAGGGCAAGACCTTGCAGCTTTCGCTCGGCTATAGCCATGACATCGCCTATCCGGTGCCGGAAGGCATCGCGATCGTCGTTCCGAAGCCGACGGAAATCGTCGTCTCCGGCATCGACGCCCAGCGTGTCGGGCAGGTCGCCGCCGAAATCCGCAAGTACCGTCCGCCGGAGCCCTACAAGGGCAAGGGCGTGAAGTACGCGGGCGAGTTCATCGTCCGTAAGGAAGGCAAGAAGAAGTAA
- the rplN gene encoding 50S ribosomal protein L14, translated as MIQMQTNLDVADNSGARRVMCIKVLGGAKRRYASVGDIIVVSIKEAIPRGRVKKGDVMKAVVVRTAKDIRRTDGSVIRFDKNAAVLINNQKEPIGTRIFGPVPRELRAKNHMKIISLAPEVL; from the coding sequence ATGATTCAGATGCAAACCAACCTCGACGTGGCGGATAATTCCGGCGCACGTCGTGTTATGTGCATCAAAGTGCTCGGCGGCGCGAAGCGGCGGTATGCCTCGGTGGGCGACATCATTGTCGTCTCCATCAAGGAAGCCATCCCTCGTGGTCGCGTGAAGAAGGGCGACGTGATGAAGGCGGTCGTGGTCCGCACGGCCAAGGACATCCGGCGTACGGACGGTTCGGTCATTCGTTTCGACAAGAATGCCGCCGTTCTCATCAACAACCAGAAAGAGCCGATCGGGACCCGTATCTTCGGGCCGGTTCCGCGCGAACTCCGCGCCAAGAACCACATGAAGATCATCTCGCTCGCCCCGGAGGTTCTGTAA
- the rplR gene encoding 50S ribosomal protein L18 has protein sequence MAHLTGNDRRRARVRRAIKAAANGRLRLSVHRSSLHIYAQVIDDVQGRTLASASTLDKDVRDTLKTGANVAAAAVVGKLIAERAKAAGVTSVIFDRGQFLYHGRIKALADAAREGGLDF, from the coding sequence ATGGCTCACCTCACCGGCAACGATCGCCGCCGCGCCCGCGTGCGCCGCGCGATCAAGGCGGCGGCCAACGGTCGCCTCCGGCTTTCCGTGCATCGCTCGTCGCTGCACATCTATGCTCAGGTTATCGATGACGTTCAGGGTCGTACCCTGGCGTCCGCGTCGACCCTCGACAAGGACGTCCGCGACACTCTGAAGACCGGGGCCAACGTGGCCGCGGCCGCCGTGGTCGGCAAGCTCATCGCAGAACGCGCCAAGGCGGCGGGGGTGACTTCGGTCATCTTCGATCGTGGACAGTTCCTGTACCACGGCCGCATCAAGGCGCTCGCGGATGCCGCCCGCGAGGGCGGACTCGACTTCTAA
- the rplE gene encoding 50S ribosomal protein L5, translating to MADAVYIPRLKRTYDETIRKALIEQFGYKNALEVPTLDKIVLNMGVGETVADGKKINSAVGDLTLIAGQKPVITKARNSIATFKLREGMNIGAKVTLRRQRMYEFLDRLITIALPRVRDFRGLNPKSFDGRGNFAMGIKEHIVFPEIEYDKVDQVWGMDIIVCTTAKTDDEARALLKAFNFPFRQ from the coding sequence ATGGCTGATGCGGTCTACATTCCGCGCCTCAAGCGCACCTACGACGAGACTATCCGCAAGGCTCTCATCGAGCAGTTCGGCTACAAGAACGCGTTGGAAGTCCCGACCCTCGACAAGATCGTCCTGAATATGGGCGTCGGCGAGACCGTTGCGGACGGCAAGAAGATCAATTCTGCCGTCGGCGACCTGACCCTCATCGCCGGCCAGAAGCCGGTGATCACCAAGGCCCGTAATTCCATCGCCACGTTCAAGTTGCGCGAAGGCATGAACATCGGCGCCAAGGTGACTCTCCGCCGTCAGCGCATGTACGAGTTCCTCGATCGCCTCATCACCATCGCGCTGCCGCGCGTTCGTGACTTCCGTGGTCTGAACCCGAAGTCCTTCGATGGACGTGGCAACTTCGCCATGGGCATCAAGGAACACATCGTTTTTCCCGAGATCGAGTACGACAAGGTCGACCAGGTCTGGGGCATGGACATCATCGTCTGCACCACGGCGAAGACCGACGACGAGGCGCGTGCGCTTCTCAAGGCCTTCAATTTCCCGTTCCGGCAGTGA
- the rpmD gene encoding 50S ribosomal protein L30 yields MSANKKSSKTVTVEQIYSPSRRPADQRATLIGLGLNKMHRTATLEDTPSVRGMIAKVQHLVRVVDEA; encoded by the coding sequence ATGTCGGCCAACAAGAAGTCGAGCAAGACCGTCACGGTCGAGCAGATTTACAGCCCTTCCCGCCGTCCCGCCGACCAGCGCGCCACGCTGATCGGCCTCGGTCTCAACAAGATGCATCGCACCGCCACGCTGGAGGATACTCCGTCCGTTCGCGGCATGATCGCGAAGGTCCAGCACCTCGTCCGCGTCGTGGACGAGGCCTGA
- the rplX gene encoding 50S ribosomal protein L24 has protein sequence MAAKIKKGDKVVVLAGKDKGKTGEVIEVRPSENRAVVRGVNIVRHHQKQSAKSEGGIVAKEAALDLSNLAVADPKDGKPTRVGFKLLDDGRKVRFAKRSGDVIDG, from the coding sequence ATGGCCGCCAAGATCAAGAAGGGCGACAAGGTCGTGGTTCTCGCTGGCAAGGACAAGGGCAAGACCGGTGAGGTCATCGAGGTCCGTCCGTCCGAGAACCGCGCTGTTGTCCGCGGCGTCAACATCGTTCGCCATCACCAGAAGCAGTCGGCCAAGTCCGAGGGTGGTATCGTCGCCAAGGAAGCGGCGCTCGACCTTTCGAACCTCGCCGTTGCCGACCCCAAGGACGGCAAGCCGACTCGCGTTGGTTTCAAGTTGCTCGACGACGGCCGCAAGGTCCGCTTCGCCAAGCGTTCCGGAGATGTGATCGATGGCTGA
- the rplV gene encoding 50S ribosomal protein L22 has product MGKPKRERTLADNEAQAVTRNLRVSPQKLNLVAALIRGKKVNTALADLTFSRKRIAGDVKKTLESAIANAENNHDLDVDALVVKEAFVSKGLVMKRFSPRARGRVGQIQKPFANLTIVVREVEETA; this is encoded by the coding sequence ATGGGCAAGCCGAAGCGTGAACGCACGCTCGCCGACAACGAGGCGCAGGCGGTGACCCGCAACCTTCGCGTCTCGCCGCAGAAGCTCAACCTTGTCGCGGCTCTTATCCGCGGCAAGAAGGTCAACACGGCCCTGGCCGATCTCACCTTCTCGCGCAAGCGTATCGCCGGCGACGTGAAGAAGACGCTGGAGTCGGCGATTGCCAATGCCGAGAACAACCACGACCTCGACGTCGACGCTCTCGTCGTCAAGGAAGCTTTCGTGAGCAAGGGCCTCGTCATGAAGCGCTTCTCGCCGCGGGCTCGTGGTCGCGTCGGTCAAATCCAGAAGCCGTTTGCGAACCTCACCATCGTGGTTCGCGAAGTCGAGGAGACCGCCTGA
- the rpsM gene encoding 30S ribosomal protein S13, with translation MARIAGVNIPTAKRALIALQYIHGIGPKFAEEILEKVGLDPAKRVNELSDAEVLQIREVIDRDYVVEGDLRRETAMNIKRLMDLGCYRGLRHRKGLPVRGQRTHTNARTRKGPAKAIAGKKK, from the coding sequence GTGGCCCGTATCGCTGGCGTCAATATTCCCACCGCCAAGCGCGCCCTGATCGCGCTGCAGTATATCCATGGCATCGGCCCGAAGTTCGCCGAGGAGATCCTGGAGAAGGTTGGCCTCGATCCGGCCAAGCGCGTCAACGAGCTTTCGGATGCCGAAGTTCTGCAGATCCGCGAAGTGATCGACCGCGACTACGTCGTCGAGGGCGACCTCCGCCGCGAGACCGCGATGAACATCAAGCGTCTCATGGACCTCGGCTGCTACCGTGGCCTGCGTCACCGCAAGGGCCTGCCGGTCCGTGGTCAGCGCACGCACACCAACGCCCGTACCCGCAAGGGCCCGGCGAAGGCGATTGCCGGCAAGAAGAAGTAA
- the rpsQ gene encoding 30S ribosomal protein S17 gives MPKRILQGVVVSDKTDKTVVVKVERRFTHPVLKKTVRRTKNYQAHDETNQYKVGDLVSIEESKPISKTKRWVVLSTASES, from the coding sequence TTGCCGAAGCGCATCCTGCAAGGCGTCGTCGTCAGCGACAAGACCGACAAGACGGTCGTAGTTAAGGTGGAGCGTCGCTTCACCCATCCGGTGCTCAAGAAGACCGTGCGCCGGACGAAGAACTACCAGGCGCATGACGAGACGAACCAGTACAAGGTCGGGGACCTGGTTTCCATCGAGGAAAGCAAGCCCATTTCGAAGACCAAGCGCTGGGTTGTGCTCTCCACCGCAAGCGAGAGCTGA
- the rpsH gene encoding 30S ribosomal protein S8 produces the protein MPMTDPLGDMLTRIRNAQMRKMSKVSTPASKLRKNVLDVLVAEGFLRGYAEVAADGRSEFEIELKYYDGLGVIRTIERVSKPGRRVYASVKNLPRVANGLGVSILSTPRGVMADHDAREQNVGGEVLCRVF, from the coding sequence ATGCCGATGACCGATCCTTTGGGTGATATGCTCACCCGCATTCGTAATGCCCAGATGCGCAAGATGTCGAAGGTGTCTACGCCGGCTTCCAAGCTGCGCAAGAACGTTCTCGACGTCCTGGTCGCTGAGGGCTTTCTGCGCGGTTATGCCGAAGTGGCTGCCGACGGTCGCTCCGAGTTCGAGATCGAACTCAAGTACTACGATGGCCTTGGCGTCATCCGTACGATCGAGCGCGTGTCCAAGCCTGGCCGCCGCGTTTACGCTTCGGTTAAGAACCTGCCCCGAGTTGCCAACGGCCTCGGCGTGTCGATCCTCAGCACCCCGCGCGGTGTTATGGCCGACCACGACGCCCGCGAGCAGAACGTCGGCGGCGAAGTTCTCTGCCGCGTCTTCTAA
- the secY gene encoding preprotein translocase subunit SecY, whose amino-acid sequence MASAAEQLAANLNFGALAKAEELKKRIWFTLGALLVYRLGTYIPLPGINLQALADAFKQQSQGILGLFNMFSGGAVGRMAIFALGIMPYISASIIIQLLTSVIPSLEAIKKEGESGRKKINQYTRYLTVLLAAVQSYGIAVGLQGQGSIVLHPGPTFVISTVLSLMGGTMFLLWLGEQITSRGIGQGTSLIIFAGIIANLPHALVGMLELGRQGALATPIILAVLVLAVVVIGGIVFFERAQRRLLIQYPKRQVGNKMFQGESSHLPLKLNTSGVIPPIFASSILLIPGTITGFAGTGAAGGWLQTIGTLMAHGQPLYMLSYAAMIVFFAFFYTAIVFNPTDTAENLKKQGGFIPGIRPGERTASYIDYVLTRINVLGAIYLVVVCLLPEFLISTTGVPFYFGGTSLLIVVSVTMDTVSQIQGHLLAHQYEGLIKKSKLRGKRR is encoded by the coding sequence ATGGCCTCTGCGGCAGAACAACTCGCTGCAAATCTGAATTTCGGCGCGCTCGCCAAGGCGGAAGAGCTCAAGAAGCGGATTTGGTTCACCCTTGGCGCACTTCTGGTGTATCGCCTCGGCACCTACATCCCGCTGCCGGGCATCAACCTTCAGGCGCTGGCCGATGCCTTCAAGCAGCAGAGCCAGGGCATTCTTGGCCTGTTCAACATGTTCTCCGGCGGCGCCGTCGGCCGCATGGCGATCTTCGCCCTGGGCATCATGCCCTACATTTCCGCCTCGATCATCATCCAGCTGCTGACCTCGGTCATTCCGTCGCTGGAAGCGATCAAGAAGGAAGGCGAGTCCGGCCGCAAGAAGATCAACCAGTACACCCGTTACCTCACGGTGCTGCTGGCCGCCGTGCAGTCCTACGGCATCGCCGTCGGTCTGCAGGGGCAGGGCTCGATCGTTCTCCACCCCGGCCCGACCTTCGTCATTTCCACCGTGCTGTCGCTGATGGGCGGCACGATGTTCCTTCTGTGGCTCGGCGAGCAGATCACCTCCCGCGGCATCGGCCAGGGCACGTCGCTGATCATCTTCGCCGGCATCATCGCCAACCTGCCGCACGCCCTCGTCGGCATGCTGGAACTGGGCCGTCAGGGCGCCCTGGCGACACCGATCATCCTGGCCGTGCTGGTGCTGGCCGTGGTCGTCATCGGTGGCATCGTCTTCTTCGAGCGCGCGCAGCGCCGGTTGCTGATCCAGTATCCGAAGCGCCAGGTCGGCAACAAGATGTTCCAGGGCGAATCGAGCCACCTGCCGCTGAAGCTCAACACCTCCGGCGTCATCCCGCCGATCTTCGCCTCGTCGATCCTGCTGATTCCGGGCACCATCACCGGCTTCGCCGGCACCGGTGCCGCCGGCGGCTGGCTGCAGACCATCGGCACGCTGATGGCGCACGGGCAGCCGCTCTACATGCTGTCCTACGCGGCAATGATCGTCTTCTTCGCCTTCTTCTACACGGCCATCGTGTTCAACCCGACCGACACGGCCGAGAACCTCAAGAAGCAGGGCGGCTTCATCCCCGGCATCCGGCCGGGCGAGCGCACCGCCTCCTACATCGACTATGTCCTGACCCGCATCAACGTCCTCGGTGCCATCTATCTCGTCGTCGTCTGCCTGCTGCCTGAGTTCCTGATCTCCACCACCGGTGTTCCGTTCTACTTCGGCGGCACGTCGCTGCTGATCGTCGTCTCGGTCACCATGGATACCGTGTCCCAGATCCAGGGACACCTCCTCGCCCATCAGTACGAGGGGCTGATCAAGAAGAGCAAACTTCGGGGGAAGCGTAGATGA
- the rpsK gene encoding 30S ribosomal protein S11, with protein MAKEAAGRVRRRERKNITSGIAHVNSTFNNTMITITDAQGNTISWSSAGTMGFKGSRKSTPYAAQMAAEDAARKASEHGVKTLEVEVCGPGSGRESALRALQAAGFLVSSIRDVTPIPHNGCRPRKRRRV; from the coding sequence ATGGCCAAGGAAGCCGCAGGCCGCGTCCGCCGTCGCGAACGCAAGAACATCACGTCCGGCATTGCCCACGTGAATTCCACCTTCAACAACACGATGATCACCATCACCGACGCGCAGGGCAACACCATCTCCTGGTCGTCGGCCGGTACCATGGGCTTCAAGGGTTCGCGCAAGTCGACCCCGTACGCCGCCCAGATGGCTGCCGAGGATGCCGCTCGCAAGGCGTCCGAGCATGGCGTCAAGACCCTGGAAGTCGAAGTTTGCGGTCCGGGCTCCGGTCGTGAGTCGGCCCTGCGCGCTCTGCAGGCCGCCGGTTTCCTGGTGAGCTCCATCCGCGACGTTACCCCGATCCCGCATAACGGTTGCCGTCCGCGTAAGCGTCGCCGCGTCTGA
- the rplB gene encoding 50S ribosomal protein L2: MALKYYKPTTPGQRQLVLVDRSELHKGAPVKALTEGLNKTGGRNNLGRITAYHRGGGHKRSYRLIDFKRRKLGVTAVVERLEYDPNRTGFIALIKYQDGELSYILAPQRLAVGDTVVAAVAADVKPGNAMQLSAIPVGTLVHNVELKPGKGGQIARSAGSYAQIVGRDQGYTVVRLNSGEQRKVLGTCFATIGAVSNPDHANVSIGKAGRNRWLGKRPVNRGVAMNPIDHPHGGGEGRTSGGRHPVTPWGKPTKGKKTRSNKSTDKFIVRSRHARKKSQ; encoded by the coding sequence ATGGCACTCAAATATTACAAGCCGACGACCCCGGGCCAGCGTCAGCTGGTCCTCGTCGATCGCTCCGAGCTTCACAAGGGCGCGCCGGTGAAGGCGCTGACCGAGGGTCTTAACAAGACCGGCGGTCGCAACAACCTCGGCCGTATCACCGCCTACCATCGTGGTGGTGGTCACAAGCGCTCGTACCGTCTCATCGACTTCAAGCGTCGCAAGCTCGGCGTCACCGCCGTGGTCGAGCGTCTGGAGTACGATCCCAACCGCACTGGCTTCATCGCCCTGATCAAGTATCAGGACGGCGAGCTGAGCTACATCCTGGCCCCGCAGCGCCTGGCCGTCGGCGACACCGTCGTCGCCGCCGTCGCCGCCGACGTGAAGCCCGGCAATGCGATGCAGCTGTCGGCTATCCCGGTCGGCACGCTGGTTCACAATGTCGAGCTGAAGCCCGGCAAGGGTGGCCAGATCGCTCGTTCGGCTGGTTCTTACGCGCAGATCGTTGGTCGCGACCAGGGTTACACCGTGGTTCGCCTCAACTCCGGTGAACAGCGCAAGGTGCTCGGCACCTGCTTTGCCACCATCGGCGCCGTGTCGAACCCGGACCACGCCAACGTGTCGATCGGCAAGGCCGGCCGCAATCGCTGGCTGGGCAAGCGCCCGGTCAACCGCGGCGTCGCCATGAACCCGATCGACCATCCGCACGGCGGTGGTGAAGGCCGCACGTCCGGTGGCCGTCATCCGGTTACCCCGTGGGGCAAGCCGACCAAGGGCAAGAAGACGAGGTCGAACAAGTCCACGGACAAGTTCATCGTCCGTAGCCGCCACGCGCGCAAGAAGTCGCAGTAA
- the rpsC gene encoding 30S ribosomal protein S3, with translation MGHKVNPIGLRLGINRTWDSRWFAGKSEYGALLHEDLAIRNFLFEELKAAAVSKVVIERPHKKCRVTIHSARPGVVIGKKGADIEKLRKQIAKFTTSEVHLNIVEVRKPETDATLIASSIAQQLERRVAFRRAMKRSVQSAMRLGAEGIRINAGGRLGGAEIARLEWYREGRVPLHTLRADIDYGIATAHTAYGTNGLKVWVFKGEILEHDPLASERRALEGGNDGERSGGDRRRERDPRGDREGRGRGRRDRDADGAR, from the coding sequence ATGGGTCACAAAGTCAATCCGATCGGTCTTCGTCTCGGCATCAACCGGACCTGGGACTCGCGCTGGTTCGCCGGCAAGTCCGAATACGGTGCCCTGCTGCATGAGGACCTCGCCATCCGCAACTTCCTCTTCGAGGAACTGAAGGCGGCGGCGGTGTCCAAGGTCGTGATCGAGCGTCCGCACAAGAAGTGCCGCGTCACCATCCACTCGGCTCGTCCGGGCGTGGTGATCGGCAAGAAGGGTGCCGACATCGAGAAGCTGCGCAAGCAGATCGCCAAGTTCACCACCTCGGAAGTGCACCTCAATATCGTTGAAGTGCGCAAGCCGGAGACCGACGCGACGCTCATCGCCTCGTCGATCGCCCAGCAGCTCGAGCGCCGCGTGGCCTTCCGCCGTGCAATGAAGCGTTCGGTGCAGTCGGCGATGCGTCTCGGTGCCGAGGGCATCCGCATCAACGCCGGCGGCCGTCTCGGCGGCGCCGAAATCGCCCGCCTGGAGTGGTACCGCGAGGGCCGCGTGCCCCTGCATACGCTCCGCGCGGACATCGATTACGGCATTGCCACCGCCCACACCGCCTACGGCACCAACGGCCTCAAGGTCTGGGTGTTCAAGGGCGAGATCCTGGAGCACGACCCGCTCGCTTCCGAGCGTCGCGCGCTTGAGGGTGGCAATGACGGCGAGCGTTCGGGCGGCGACCGCCGTCGTGAGCGCGATCCTCGTGGCGACCGTGAAGGTCGTGGCCGCGGCCGTCGCGACCGCGACGCCGATGGTGCGCGCTAA
- the rplP gene encoding 50S ribosomal protein L16 yields the protein MLQPKRTKFRKQFKGRIHGVSKGGTDLNFGAYGLKAMEPERVTARQIEAARRAITRQMKRIGRVWIRVFPDVPVTAKPTEVRMGKGKGSPEFWCVRIKPGRIMFELDGVPEEVAREALRLGAAKLPIKTRFIQRIAE from the coding sequence ATGCTTCAACCGAAGCGCACCAAGTTCCGTAAGCAGTTCAAGGGCCGCATCCATGGCGTGTCCAAGGGCGGCACCGACCTGAACTTCGGCGCCTATGGCCTCAAGGCCATGGAGCCCGAGCGCGTCACCGCGCGGCAGATCGAGGCGGCCCGCCGCGCGATCACCCGCCAGATGAAGCGTATCGGCCGCGTCTGGATCCGCGTGTTCCCGGACGTTCCGGTCACCGCCAAGCCGACCGAAGTCCGTATGGGTAAGGGCAAGGGTTCGCCGGAGTTCTGGTGCGTCCGCATCAAGCCCGGCCGGATCATGTTCGAGCTCGACGGCGTGCCCGAGGAGGTCGCCCGCGAGGCGCTCCGTCTCGGCGCGGCCAAACTTCCGATCAAGACGCGCTTCATTCAGCGCATCGCCGAGTGA
- the rpsS gene encoding 30S ribosomal protein S19: MTRSVWKGPFVDGYLLKKAEVSRASGRNEVIKIWSRRSTILPNFVGLTFGVYNGQKHIPVSVNEDMVGHKFGEFAPTRTYYGHGADKKAKRK, translated from the coding sequence GTGACTCGTTCGGTTTGGAAAGGCCCGTTCGTCGACGGCTACCTCCTCAAGAAGGCGGAAGTCAGTCGCGCCAGCGGACGCAATGAAGTCATCAAGATCTGGAGCCGTCGCTCCACGATCCTGCCGAATTTCGTCGGACTCACGTTCGGCGTCTACAACGGCCAGAAGCACATTCCGGTGTCCGTGAATGAGGACATGGTGGGCCACAAGTTCGGCGAGTTCGCGCCGACGCGTACCTACTATGGCCATGGCGCCGACAAGAAGGCGAAGAGGAAGTAA
- a CDS encoding adenylate kinase → MRLILLGPPGAGKGTQAQKLVDRYGIVQLSTGDMLRAAVAAGTEIGKKAKAVMDAGQLVSDEIVIGIVSDRIEEPDAKNGFVLDGFPRTVAQAEALDKLLADKKLKLDAVIEFKVDAEKLVDRIVRRAEEAKAAGQPVRKDDNPEVFRKRLEEFRALTAALTPFYAKSGLLKPVDGMAPIEEVAGAIRAALE, encoded by the coding sequence ATGAGGCTGATTCTTCTCGGGCCGCCGGGCGCCGGCAAGGGTACGCAAGCGCAGAAGCTGGTGGACCGATACGGTATCGTGCAGCTGTCGACGGGTGACATGCTGCGCGCTGCCGTCGCCGCCGGCACCGAGATCGGCAAGAAGGCGAAGGCCGTCATGGATGCCGGTCAGCTGGTGTCCGACGAGATCGTCATCGGCATCGTCTCCGACCGCATCGAAGAGCCCGACGCCAAGAACGGCTTCGTGCTGGACGGCTTTCCGCGCACCGTGGCCCAGGCCGAGGCGCTCGACAAGCTGCTCGCCGACAAGAAGCTCAAGCTCGACGCGGTCATCGAGTTCAAGGTCGACGCCGAGAAGCTCGTCGACCGAATCGTTCGCCGGGCCGAGGAGGCCAAGGCGGCCGGCCAGCCGGTGCGCAAGGACGACAACCCCGAGGTGTTCCGCAAACGCCTCGAGGAGTTCCGGGCGCTCACGGCGGCACTGACGCCCTTCTATGCCAAGAGCGGCCTGTTGAAGCCGGTCGATGGCATGGCGCCCATTGAAGAGGTTGCCGGCGCGATTCGCGCCGCCCTCGAGTGA
- the rpsE gene encoding 30S ribosomal protein S5, translated as MAERERNNRDRDRNEERDSEFVDRLVHINRVAKVVKGGRRFGFAALVVVGDQKGRVGYGHGKAREVPEAIRKATEAAKRALVRVPLKEGRTLHHDVAGRWGAGRVYVRTAPAGTGIIAGGPMRAVFETLGVQDVVAKSLGSSNPYNMIRATFSALANEDSPRSVAARRGLKVSALQSRRRDIDPEAAASAEG; from the coding sequence ATGGCTGAACGTGAACGCAATAACAGGGATCGGGATCGCAACGAAGAGCGCGACAGCGAGTTCGTCGATCGCCTGGTCCATATCAACCGCGTCGCCAAGGTGGTGAAGGGTGGTCGTCGCTTCGGCTTCGCCGCGCTCGTCGTCGTTGGCGACCAGAAGGGCCGTGTCGGCTACGGCCACGGCAAGGCGCGTGAAGTGCCCGAGGCCATCCGCAAGGCGACGGAAGCCGCCAAGCGTGCCCTCGTGCGCGTGCCGCTCAAGGAAGGCCGGACGCTGCATCACGACGTCGCCGGTCGCTGGGGCGCCGGTCGCGTCTACGTGCGCACCGCGCCGGCCGGTACCGGCATCATCGCCGGTGGCCCGATGCGCGCCGTGTTCGAGACGCTTGGCGTCCAGGACGTGGTGGCGAAGTCGCTCGGCTCGTCCAACCCCTACAACATGATCCGCGCTACCTTCTCCGCTCTCGCGAACGAAGATAGCCCGCGGTCGGTTGCCGCCCGTCGTGGTCTCAAGGTCTCGGCCTTGCAGTCGCGCCGTCGCGACATCGACCCGGAAGCTGCGGCGTCGGCCGAAGGCTGA
- the rpmC gene encoding 50S ribosomal protein L29, producing the protein MKANDVRAMTPDQLEDEMAKLKKEQFNLRFQKATGQLDNTSRVRVVRRDIARIQTVLRDKRATANA; encoded by the coding sequence ATGAAGGCGAACGACGTTCGGGCCATGACGCCCGACCAGCTCGAGGACGAGATGGCCAAGCTGAAGAAAGAGCAGTTCAACCTGCGCTTCCAGAAGGCGACGGGCCAGCTCGACAATACGTCCCGCGTGCGGGTCGTGCGTCGCGACATCGCCCGCATCCAGACGGTTCTGCGCGACAAGCGCGCGACTGCGAACGCTTAA